From a single Arachis hypogaea cultivar Tifrunner chromosome 3, arahy.Tifrunner.gnm2.J5K5, whole genome shotgun sequence genomic region:
- the LOC112791689 gene encoding uncharacterized protein: MKNMEHNNFQGVRTTSRDSSVGLVCHYQFENGSSQFLFLDDAENGAVLNNSLSFFTENFVQSLASSNGLILLSGYSVDQPCYYVFNPLTKNSHLIPQASTLGRIIRIGLAYDGSQFEVVIVEAGSSSESNGLELHIFSSGTGCWSRKHLTNLTLPSLPEFEFQELGTPPLYSNGGIHWEIAGYLLVYQVKGSHCELFELPNLFDDWSWQSTMTYRRSLCESGGRVYYCYTDFDGFHIWDLLKEDDILGTYYACIDSKRFRWRLVQSIMHEVFISKYQIFYGRFIDWEPYKISPIGYSEQARSIYLQIPGTVVSYNFDTGIMRTICNYSYPGINFNCCKFLPLIASGVTNGTREVDLLPKEQMELNLPIAEMETLSL, encoded by the coding sequence ATGAAGAACATGGAGCACAACAATTTCCAAGGTGTTAGAACAACCTCTCGTGATAGCAGCGTAGGTCTTGTTTGCCACTATCAGTTCGAAAATGGTTCATCTCAGTTTCTCTTTTTGGATGATGCTGAGAATGGTGCTGTCCTTAACAATTCCCTCAGCTTCTTCACTGAAAACTTTGTGCAATCACTTGCTTCTAGCAATGGTTTGATCCTCTTGTCTGGCTATAGTGTTGATCAACCCTGCTATTATGTCTTCAATCCCCTCACCAAGaactctcacttgattcctcagGCTAGCACCCTTGGCCGCATAATTCGAATCGGGTTAGCCTATGATGGTTCCCAATTTGAGGTTGTGATTGTTGAAGCAGGATCTTCATCCGAATCTAACGGACTAGAACTGCATATCTTCTCTTCTGGCACTGGATGTTGGAGTAGGAAACACCTCACCAATTTGACTTTGCCATCTTTGCCAGAGTTCGAGTTTCAGGAGCTTGGCACGCCTCCTCTTTACTCGAACGGAGGGATCCATTGGGAAATAGCAGGGTATTTGCTTGTGTACCAAGTCAAAGGTAGCCATTGTGAGCTATTTGAACTGCCAAATTTGTTTGATGATTGGTCTTGGCAATCAACAATGACTTACCGTCGTTCTTTATGCGAATCGGGTGGTCGAGTGTACTATTGTTACACCGATTTTGATGGCTTCCACATTTGGGATCTTCTCAAGGAAGATGATATTCTTGGAACATACTATGCTTGCATTGATTCCAAAAGGTTTAGATGGAGACTAGTCCAAAGCATCATGCATGAAGTATTTATCTCAAAGTACCAAATTTTTTATGGCAGATTCATTGATTGGGAACCTTACAAGATTTCACCAATTGGTTATAGTGAACAAGCACGGAGCATATATTTGCAGATTCCAGGAACTGTTGTTTCTTACAATTTTGATACAGGAATTATGAGAACAATCTGCAACTACTCATATCCAGGAATTAACTTCAATTGCTGCAAATTTCTTCCTTTAATTGCTTCTGGGGTCACCAATGGTACAAGAGAAGTGGACTTGCTGCCTAAGGAACAAATGGAGCTGAATCTTCCAATAGCAGAGATGGAGACGTTATCTCTTTGA